A genomic stretch from Ficedula albicollis isolate OC2 chromosome 4A, FicAlb1.5, whole genome shotgun sequence includes:
- the CCNB3 gene encoding G2/mitotic-specific cyclin-B3, producing the protein MDLKSRAGGERCPPCVDDFLYICDDAYKREELIAMEMSILSTLKFDINIPIPYRFLRRFAKCARASMETLTLARFLCEMTLQEYDYARESPSKLAASCLLLALTMKNLGGWTPTLQYYSGYNAQELHPLVKRLNFLLTYQPCDKLNAVRSKYSHRVFFEVAKVTPMDMLKLEETLTSS; encoded by the exons ATGGACCTCAAGTCAAGGGCTGGAGGA GAGCGGTGCCCACCATGTGTGGATGACTTCCTCTATATCTGTGATGATGCCTACAAGCGGGAGGAGCTGATTGCCATGGAGATGAGCATCCTCAGCACCCTCAAGTTCGACATCAACATCCCCATCCCCTACCGCTTCCTGCGGCGCTTTGCCAAG TGTGCCCGTGCCAGCATGGAGACGCTGACGCTGGCCCGGTTCCTCTGCGAGATGACCCTGCAGGAGTACGACTACGCCCGCGAGAGCCCCTCCaagctggctgccagctgcctgctgctggcactcacCATGAAGAACCTTGGGGGCTGG ACCCCCACACTGCAGTACTACAGTGGGTACaatgcccaggagctgcaccccCTGGTGAAGAGGCTGAATTTCCTGCTCACGTACCAGCCCTGCGACAAGCTGAACGCTGTGCGCAGCAAGTACTCGCACAG GGTCTTCTTTGAGGTTGCCAAAGTCACCCCCATGGACATGCTCAAGCTCGAGGAGACACTCACTAGCTCCTAG